A portion of the Punica granatum isolate Tunisia-2019 chromosome 7, ASM765513v2, whole genome shotgun sequence genome contains these proteins:
- the LOC116214921 gene encoding protein ACTIVITY OF BC1 COMPLEX KINASE 3, chloroplastic-like, whose product MSSAAALPISASPLRLRRLQVSEPRRGGSRAVRTVAPPRAAPSDGRPRGRSEVVVVGDGSDEWPAVRTSRLDLVEDIRAQMKALARAADAPVYSADRLDYKYRSRPLEVVRRALEVLIALGSFAMKLLLDKKGGRVEQNKRKRGAEFRMMFTRLGPTFVKIGQALSTRPDLCPPEYLSELSELQNALPTFPDAEAFECIERELGQPLDTIFSSISASPIAAASLGQVYKARLRHSRQVVAVKVQRPGIEEVIGLDFHLIRSLGFLINKYVDMVTTDVVALVDEFGHRVYQELNYVQEGRNARRFKILYADKQDIIVPDIFWDYTSAKVLTMEWVDGVKLSDLEAIERQGLNVLELVTTGVECTLRQLLEYGYFHADPHPGNLLATPSGKLAFLDFGMMSETPEKARFAIIGHVVHLVNRDYEAMARDYYALEFLSPDVDVSPIVPALQNLFDDALSATVSELNFKTIVDGLDVVFYQFPFKVPAYYALILRSLTVLEGLAICVDPNFKALAASYPYFAKRLLTDPNPYLRDALVELLFKDGRFRWNRLQNLLEQGRKDRDFSAKEALQPVLQLLVGPEGEELRVLVIEESVHIVEAIILSSAVDAYKSIPDYLRIPLFIGNLRGLAAMRDGELESMTNLRDQVLRIWNLLQTSENFDPAILLPILRILQQPEAHYLGVGVLGGVMQRLAARMLQQLLQTSPSATLPASTSQ is encoded by the exons ATGAGCTCGGCGGCAGCTCTCCCGATCTCCGCCTCGCCACTGCGGCTACGTCGTCTTCAGGTGTCGGAGCCTCGCAGAGGAGGGAGCAGAGCGGTGAGAACAGTCGCGCCGCCGAGAGCTGCGCCTTCGGACGGGAGACCACGCGGACGTAGCGAGGTTGTCGTCGTCGGCGACGGGAGCGACGAGTGGCCTGCCGTAAGGACTTCGAGACTGGACCTCGTGGAGGACATCCGTGCACAGATGAAGGCCTTGGCTCGTGCCGCCGATGCTCCAGTTTATAGCGCCGATCGGCTCGATTACAAGTACCGATCACGACCTCTGGAG GTGGTGAGGAGAGCTCTGGAGGTATTGATAGCATTGGGCTCATTTGCAATGAAGCTGTTGCTCGATAAAAAAGGGGGCCGTGTGGAGCAGAACAAGCGAAAGCGAGGTGCAGAATTTAGGATGATGTTTACTCGATTGGGTCCAACCTTCGTCAAAATAGGGCAGGCATTATCAACAAGGCCTGACTTATGCCCTCCTGAGTATCTCTCTGAGCTCTCCGAGCTTCAG AATGCATTGCCAACATTCCCTGATGCAGAGGCATTTGAATGCATCGAGAGAGAGCTGGGACAGCCACTGGATACAATTTTCTCTTCAATATCTGCATCCCCAATTGCAGCAGCAAGTTTAGGGCAAGTTTATAAGGCTCGATTAAGACACTCTAGGCAGGTGGTTGCAGTAAAGGTGCAAAGGCCTGGCATTGAAGAAGTTATTGGACTTGACTTTCACCTTATAAGAAGTCTAGGTTttctcataaataaatatgtagaCATGGTGACAACTGATGTCGTTGCTCTGGTCGATGAATTTGGACATAGAGTTTATCAGGAGCTCAACTATGTGCAG GAGGGACGGAATGCTAGGCGATTTAAAATACTTTATGCTGACAAACAAGACATCATCGTCCCAGATATATTTTGGGACTACACAAGTGCCAAAGTATTGACAATGGAGTGGGTCGATGGAGTCAAATTGAGTGACCTGGAAGCTATTGAGAGGCAAGGTTTAAATGTCTTAGAATTAGTGACAACTGGTGTCGAGTGCACTCTCAGACAACTGCTGGAGTATGGATATTTTCACGCAGACCCTCATCCTGGTAATCTCTTGGCAACACCGAGTGGAAAACTTGCCTTCCTAGATTTTGGAATGATGAGTGAAACTCCGGAGAAGGCAAGATTTGCTATTATCGGTCATGTTGTTCACCTGGTAAATCGAGACTATGAAGCTATGGCCCGTGACTATTATGCTCTGGAATTCCTATCACCTGATGTGGATGTTTCTCCAATTGTACCGGCTCTCCAGAATTTGTTTGATGATGCACTGAGTGCTACTGTGAGTGAACTTAACTTCAAAACAATTGTGGATGGTCTCGATGTTGTCTTCTATCAATTTCCATTTAAAG TGCCTGCATATTACGCGCTAATATTGAGGTCCCTTACCGTATTAGAAGGCTTAGCTATATGTGTGGACCCAAACTTTAAGGCACTGGCAGCCTCATATCCATACTTTGCTAAGAGGCTTCTCACTGATCCAAATCCATATCTAAGAGATGCTCTGGTTGAGTTGCTGTTTAAAGATGGAAGGTTCAG GTGGAATCGGCTTCAAAACCTACTCGAACAGGGTAGAAAAGACAGAGACTTCTCCGCCAAAGAGGCCTTACAACCTGTTCTGCAACTGTTAGTTGGTCCAGAGGGTGAAGAGCTCCGGGTTTTGGTTATAGAGGAATCTGTTCATATCGTAGAAGCTATTATCTTAAGTTCTGCTGTTGATGCATACAAATCAATCCCTGATTATTTGCGGATACCACTTTTTATTGGCAATCTGAGAGGTCTCGCTGCAATGAGGGATGGTGAGCTAGAAAGCATGACCAATCTTCGGGATCAAGTGTTAAGAATATGGAATCTTCTGCAAACCTCAGAAAATTTTGACCCAGCCATTTTGTTGCCAATTTTACGG ATCCTTCAACAACCTGAGGCACACTATTTAGGGGTAGGGGTCTTGGGAGGAGTTATGCAGCGTCTTGCTGCTCGTATGCTGCAACAGTTGCTGCAGACATCCCCATCGGCCACTCTTCCTGCCTCAACATCCCAATAG